From a single Mobula birostris isolate sMobBir1 chromosome 13, sMobBir1.hap1, whole genome shotgun sequence genomic region:
- the LOC140208376 gene encoding uncharacterized protein isoform X1, with product MRTLEPAKLRRLSIVPGTMTSETQSRTMDTARDANVCQPRHSESETLIRILEPAREANVCQPRGSDVRDTEQDPGTGTSEATVCQPRDSELRDTEQDPGTGTSEATVCQPRDSDVRDTDQTLEPVQMRRLSVSPETVTTETLIRTLEPAREANVCQPRDSDDRDTDQDPGTSTSEATVCQPSDSDVRDSDQDPGTGTSEATVCQARDSDVRDTDQDPGTRTGEATVCQPRDSDFRDTEQDPGTGKSEATVCQPRDSDVKDTDQEPGTGKTVCRPRDSDVRDTEQDPGTGTSEATVCQPRDSDVRDTEQDPGTGTSEATVCQPRDSDVRDTDQDPGTGTSEVTVSQPRDSDVRDNDQDPGNSTSEATVCQPRDSDVRDTEQEPGTGQTLCRPRDSDVRDTEQDHGTST from the coding sequence atgaGGACCCTGGAACCGGCAAAACTGAGGCGACTGTCTATCGTCCCAGGGACAATGACGTCAGAGACACAGAGCAGGACCATGGATACAGCACGTGACGCgaatgtctgtcagcccagacaCAGTgagtcagagacactgatcaggatcCTGGAACCAGCACGTGAGGCgaatgtctgtcagcccagaggcagtgacgtcagagacactgagcaggaccctggaaccggtacaagtgaggcgactgtctgtcagcccagagacagtgaactcagagacactgagcaagaccctggaaccggtacaagtgaggcgactgtctgtcagcccagagacagtgacgtcagagacactgatcagaccctggaaccggtacaaatgaggcgactgtctgtcagcccagagacagtgacgacagagacactgatcaggacactggaaccagcacgtgaggcgaatgtctgtcagcccagagacagtgacgacagagacactgatcaggaccctggaaccagcacaagtgaggcgactgtctgtcagcccagtgacagtgacgtcagagacagtgatcaggaccctggaaccggtacaagtgaggcgactgtctgtcaggccagagacagtgacgtcagagacactgatcaggaccctggaaccaggacaggtgaggcgactgtctgtcagcccagagacagtgacttcagagacacagagcaggaccctggaaccggtaaaagtgaggcgactgtctgtcagcccagagacagtgacgtcaaaGACACTGATCAGGAACCTGGAACCGGCAAAACTGTCTGTCGGCCCAgggacagtgacgtcagagacactgagcaggaccctggaaccggtacaagtgaggcgactgtctgtcagcccagagacagtgacgtcagagacactgagcaagaccctggaaccggtacaagtgaggcgactgtctgtcagcccagagacagtgacgtcagagacactgatcaggaccctggaaccggtacaagtgaggtaACTGTcagtcagcccagagacagtgacgtcagagacaatgatcaggaccctggaaacagcacaagtgaggcgactgtctgtcagcccagagacagtgacgtcagagacactgagcaggaACCTGGAACCGGCCAAACTCTCTGTCGGCCCAgggacagtgacgtcagagacacagaGCAGGACCATGGAACCAGCACGTGA